Proteins co-encoded in one Blastocatellia bacterium genomic window:
- a CDS encoding HU family DNA-binding protein, with product MNKSELVDRVAKAAGISKVVAEKAVDGVIEAISGTLKKGGKVTLVGFGTFSVAKRKARTGRNPATGAVMKIAATKVPKFSAGKQLKDAVRGKK from the coding sequence ATGAACAAAAGCGAGCTTGTAGACAGAGTAGCGAAAGCAGCAGGGATTTCCAAAGTTGTGGCAGAGAAGGCCGTTGATGGTGTGATCGAAGCTATCTCCGGGACGTTGAAGAAAGGAGGTAAGGTCACCTTAGTTGGTTTCGGTACGTTCTCGGTGGCGAAGCGAAAAGCCCGTACCGGGCGCAATCCGGCCACAGGCGCGGTGATGAAGATTGCGGCCACCAAGGTTCCCAAGTTTTCCGCCGGCAAGCAACTGAAAGATGCCGTGCGCGGTAAGAAGTAA
- the queA gene encoding tRNA preQ1(34) S-adenosylmethionine ribosyltransferase-isomerase QueA codes for MDIAAFDFHLPSELIAQEPLPQRDQSRMLILERATGQWRDGHFWQFPTEVEPGTVVVINNTRVFPARLRGRRAGHQGTVEILLLRPTGPAQWEALVRPGRVCRQGVHLEFADGALTACVVGYRTEGRRIIQFDCPADQLDALIDRYGLPPLPPYIRRPAGASSPDDYERYQTIYARHRGAVAAPTAGLHFTEQTFAALAQRGIQVVELTHHVGYATFQPVRVEKVEQHHLDAEEYIISEEAADQINRARRERRTILAVGTTSVRALESAADPSGMVTAGPGRTSLFIYPGYRFRVVDALLTNFHLPRSTLLMLVCAFASHALVMRAYQHAVEHRYRFYSYGDCMLIK; via the coding sequence ATGGATATAGCCGCGTTCGATTTCCACTTGCCGAGCGAGTTGATCGCCCAAGAGCCGCTGCCTCAACGCGATCAGTCACGCATGCTCATTCTGGAGAGAGCAACCGGCCAATGGCGCGATGGGCACTTCTGGCAATTTCCTACAGAAGTTGAACCCGGCACGGTCGTCGTCATCAACAATACCCGCGTGTTCCCTGCTCGACTTCGAGGCCGACGGGCCGGCCACCAAGGCACGGTCGAAATCCTGTTACTACGCCCGACCGGGCCGGCCCAATGGGAGGCGTTAGTCAGACCGGGTCGCGTTTGTCGTCAAGGCGTTCACCTGGAATTTGCCGACGGCGCATTGACAGCTTGCGTGGTCGGCTACAGAACCGAAGGACGACGAATCATTCAGTTCGATTGCCCAGCCGACCAACTTGATGCGCTCATTGATCGCTACGGCCTACCTCCGCTGCCGCCGTATATTCGGCGACCCGCCGGCGCCTCATCGCCTGATGACTATGAACGGTATCAAACAATTTACGCCCGGCATCGCGGAGCCGTTGCTGCGCCGACGGCTGGCCTGCACTTCACCGAGCAGACCTTCGCCGCTCTTGCCCAGCGAGGCATTCAGGTCGTTGAACTCACCCACCACGTTGGCTATGCCACCTTTCAACCGGTCCGCGTGGAAAAGGTCGAGCAGCATCATCTCGATGCAGAAGAGTACATCATCTCAGAGGAGGCTGCCGATCAGATCAATCGGGCACGCCGAGAGCGACGCACTATCCTAGCGGTCGGCACCACAAGCGTCCGCGCATTGGAATCGGCTGCCGATCCCTCAGGCATGGTCACAGCCGGTCCTGGCCGAACAAGTTTGTTCATCTACCCCGGCTACCGATTCCGCGTCGTGGATGCCTTGCTGACAAACTTCCACCTGCCTCGCTCAACACTGTTGATGCTCGTGTGCGCGTTCGCCAGTCACGCTCTCGTCATGCGCGCTTATCAGCACGCTGTCGAACACCGCTACCGTTTCTATAGCTACGGCGACTGCATGCTGATTAAGTAG